One part of the Arthrobacter sp. EM1 genome encodes these proteins:
- a CDS encoding carbon storage regulator — MLVLTRKPGEQIMIGDGIVITVLEGRGDGVRIGIDAPRGISIQRKEVVEAIALANLAAANAGPDAEDALRGLLPKARPAIPAGGSE, encoded by the coding sequence ATGCTGGTACTAACACGCAAGCCGGGCGAACAGATCATGATTGGCGACGGGATCGTCATCACGGTCTTGGAAGGGCGCGGTGATGGTGTCCGGATCGGGATTGACGCCCCGCGTGGAATTTCGATCCAGCGCAAAGAAGTCGTCGAGGCGATCGCCTTGGCCAACCTGGCCGCAGCCAATGCCGGGCCGGACGCTGAGGATGCCCTCCGCGGGTTGCTTCCGAAAGCCCGGCCGGCAATACCCGCAGGGGGCAGCGAGTAG
- a CDS encoding flagellar protein FlgN, with product MGAGELSAALWQERRQLELLMFRLETQRLHVLAGNIEWLRFTASDVESALDRLRFEALARSVESAVVAADWGQPAEALLSELIAAAPPGPWPEILAGHLTALRELLQLLKDETRTGQELLAELRRTAAPGGAGPDSSGELDELTRSGNIERALAVMHGTAQPFLSDYLRDVPG from the coding sequence ATGGGTGCAGGCGAACTTTCGGCAGCTCTCTGGCAGGAGCGCCGCCAGCTTGAACTGCTGATGTTCAGGCTTGAGACGCAGCGGCTTCATGTCCTGGCCGGCAACATCGAGTGGCTGAGGTTTACGGCCTCCGACGTGGAGAGCGCTCTGGACCGTTTGCGTTTTGAAGCTTTGGCCCGAAGTGTTGAATCCGCTGTTGTCGCCGCGGACTGGGGCCAGCCTGCTGAAGCGCTGCTGAGCGAGCTGATTGCTGCGGCGCCCCCGGGGCCGTGGCCGGAAATCCTGGCCGGGCATTTGACCGCCCTGCGCGAACTGCTTCAGCTGCTGAAGGACGAGACGCGCACCGGGCAGGAGTTGCTTGCGGAACTCCGCCGCACCGCCGCACCCGGCGGAGCCGGGCCTGATAGCAGCGGGGAGCTTGACGAGCTGACCCGGTCGGGAAATATCGAGCGCGCCCTGGCTGTGATGCACGGGACGGCGCAACCATTCCTTTCCGACTATCTCCGTGACGTTCCCGGCTGA
- a CDS encoding sigma-70 family RNA polymerase sigma factor: MNRVERNEMVTQHLPLVGYLVSDLCSKASHLSRDDLASAGAIALITSADAFNPDLGVPFGAFARRRILGAFADEMRASDWATRSARRRMKETMSVQETLAAALGRKPSVDEIAAALGVQQSVVEAALSDASRTLTPLDEAVVDTLAAETMTPEHSVLADERLQYLRAAVKSLPERMRYVVEEIYFGDRTVKELAAELGSTHAAVSQQRSEAIRLMRDGLTAHYTDHPGEAFEPQSRITPRRRNDYLSQLAEATAGGITRTLYPTGPVLNQAV; this comes from the coding sequence TTGAATCGCGTGGAACGCAACGAGATGGTCACGCAGCATCTTCCGCTGGTGGGCTACCTCGTCTCTGACTTGTGCTCAAAGGCTTCACACCTCTCCCGTGATGACCTGGCGTCTGCTGGTGCTATTGCCCTCATCACTTCTGCTGACGCCTTCAACCCGGACCTCGGCGTGCCGTTCGGCGCGTTCGCGCGCCGGCGCATCCTCGGCGCATTTGCTGATGAGATGCGTGCAAGCGACTGGGCCACCCGCTCAGCACGCCGCCGGATGAAAGAAACCATGTCGGTCCAGGAGACCCTCGCCGCCGCCCTGGGCCGAAAGCCCAGCGTTGACGAGATCGCCGCGGCGCTGGGTGTCCAGCAGAGTGTTGTGGAGGCGGCGCTGTCCGATGCTTCCCGCACGCTGACGCCGCTGGACGAAGCCGTCGTTGACACGCTGGCTGCCGAAACCATGACCCCGGAGCACTCTGTACTCGCGGATGAGCGCCTCCAGTACCTCCGTGCAGCGGTCAAGTCCCTCCCCGAGCGGATGCGCTACGTGGTGGAAGAGATCTACTTCGGGGACCGGACGGTCAAGGAATTGGCCGCGGAACTGGGATCCACCCATGCTGCGGTCTCCCAGCAGCGCTCCGAGGCCATCCGGTTGATGCGGGACGGACTGACCGCCCACTACACGGACCATCCCGGAGAGGCTTTCGAGCCCCAGTCCAGGATCACGCCGCGGCGCCGTAACGACTACCTCTCCCAGCTTGCTGAAGCCACGGCGGGGGGCATCACCAGGACCCTGTATCCGACCGGGCCGGTGCTCAACCAAGCTGTCTAA
- a CDS encoding DNA starvation/stationary phase protection protein gives MKASPTLTANLQAVLVDLIELHVQGKQAHWNIVGTNFRDLHLQLDEIIDAAREFADDLAERMRALHALPDGRSSTVSKSTALAEFPTGLINTKDAIERIVAALEAAVGTMRKVHDEVDEEDPTTADLLHAFIAKLEQYAWMVNAETMRASASVTTPEGK, from the coding sequence ATGAAAGCTTCACCGACCCTCACCGCCAATCTTCAGGCAGTGCTCGTAGACCTGATTGAACTGCATGTCCAGGGCAAGCAAGCGCACTGGAATATCGTCGGGACAAACTTCCGGGATCTGCACCTGCAGCTGGACGAAATCATTGACGCGGCCCGAGAATTCGCTGATGATCTGGCAGAGCGTATGCGGGCCCTCCACGCGCTGCCGGATGGCCGGAGCTCCACGGTGTCAAAGTCCACGGCTCTCGCGGAATTCCCAACCGGACTGATCAACACCAAGGACGCCATTGAGCGGATCGTGGCGGCCCTGGAGGCTGCCGTGGGCACCATGCGCAAGGTCCACGACGAAGTCGATGAAGAAGACCCCACAACGGCGGACCTGCTGCACGCATTCATCGCCAAGCTTGAGCAGTACGCCTGGATGGTTAACGCGGAGACCATGCGGGCCAGCGCCAGCGTTACGACCCCGGAAGGCAAGTAG
- a CDS encoding MFS transporter, protein MSNTAVSHNSTKALGTQPGDTAAIAPPRAPWRDWLALALLMFPVLLVAVDNTALTFALPSIARSLDASGIQLLWIVDTYPLVLAGLLVAMGSLGDRIGRRRLLFIGSTGFAAVSAVTAFAPSAEWLIAGRAGLGFFGAMLMPSTLSLIRNIFPQPNRRRLAVAIWAAGFSGGAALGPIFGGWLVENFWWGAILLVAVPIILPLLALGPLLVPESRDPHPGRVDVPSVLLSLLVMVPVVYGIKEIATHGLAPAPLAITAGGLLMGYVFVRRQRALMQGGGNAPLLDISLFSNSVFSTAITANVLALFSFNGFILFLAQHLQLLEGQSPSESGVALVPALIATVVSGLLVVPLVRKVRPGFVVAGGLLLSAAGYCLVAFGNHNNGPALLLAALLVLCLGVGSAETISNDLILGAVPAEKSGAAAAISETGYEIGSLLGTAVLGSILTASYQHNLRLPAGVAETAPAGATAQAAETLAGAIELANTLPGPLGAAVTAAARTAFDSGVHVTAAITMVLMAGTAVLAAVALRKVPKAK, encoded by the coding sequence ATGAGCAACACAGCAGTCAGCCACAACAGCACCAAAGCGCTCGGCACACAGCCCGGCGATACAGCAGCCATAGCGCCGCCGCGCGCGCCCTGGCGCGACTGGCTGGCGCTGGCGCTGCTGATGTTCCCGGTGCTGCTGGTGGCGGTGGACAACACGGCCTTGACCTTCGCATTGCCGTCGATCGCCCGGAGCCTCGACGCCTCCGGGATCCAGCTGCTGTGGATTGTGGACACCTACCCCTTGGTGCTGGCCGGCCTGCTCGTGGCAATGGGCAGCCTGGGCGACAGAATCGGCCGCCGTCGGCTGCTGTTCATCGGCAGCACCGGATTCGCGGCTGTCTCCGCGGTCACCGCCTTTGCTCCAAGCGCCGAGTGGCTCATCGCCGGCCGGGCGGGGCTCGGGTTCTTCGGCGCCATGCTGATGCCCTCCACCCTTTCGCTGATCCGCAACATCTTCCCTCAGCCCAACCGTCGACGGCTCGCGGTGGCGATCTGGGCTGCGGGTTTCTCCGGCGGCGCAGCGCTCGGCCCGATCTTCGGCGGCTGGCTCGTTGAGAACTTCTGGTGGGGCGCCATCCTGCTGGTCGCGGTGCCGATCATCCTGCCCCTGTTGGCGCTCGGTCCGCTCCTCGTTCCGGAATCCCGCGATCCGCATCCGGGCCGCGTGGACGTGCCGAGCGTACTGCTGTCCCTGCTGGTGATGGTTCCGGTGGTCTACGGCATCAAGGAAATCGCCACACACGGGCTCGCTCCCGCGCCGCTGGCCATCACCGCCGGCGGCCTGCTGATGGGCTACGTCTTTGTCCGACGCCAGCGTGCCCTGATGCAGGGCGGCGGAAATGCCCCCCTCCTGGACATCAGCCTGTTCAGCAACAGCGTCTTCAGCACCGCGATTACGGCGAATGTGCTTGCGCTGTTCTCCTTCAACGGCTTCATCCTGTTCCTGGCCCAGCATCTGCAGCTGCTCGAGGGCCAGTCCCCCTCCGAATCCGGCGTCGCGCTTGTGCCGGCACTTATCGCCACGGTTGTCTCAGGCCTGCTGGTGGTCCCGCTCGTGCGGAAGGTGCGCCCCGGTTTTGTGGTGGCCGGGGGGCTGCTCCTGAGCGCCGCGGGGTATTGCCTGGTCGCGTTTGGCAACCACAACAACGGGCCGGCCCTGCTGCTGGCCGCGCTGCTGGTCCTGTGCCTGGGCGTCGGCTCGGCGGAAACCATCTCCAACGACCTGATCCTCGGCGCCGTCCCGGCCGAGAAATCGGGCGCAGCCGCCGCGATCTCGGAGACCGGCTACGAGATCGGATCCTTGCTCGGAACAGCCGTGCTGGGCTCCATCCTGACAGCCTCCTACCAGCACAACCTCCGGCTTCCCGCCGGCGTCGCCGAAACGGCGCCGGCGGGCGCAACGGCCCAGGCCGCCGAAACACTCGCTGGCGCCATAGAACTAGCCAACACGCTGCCTGGACCCTTGGGCGCAGCGGTGACAGCGGCCGCCCGGACGGCGTTCGATTCCGGCGTCCACGTCACTGCGGCCATCACGATGGTGCTGATGGCAGGCACGGCTGTGCTGGCCGCCGTCGCCCTGCGCAAGGTGCCAAAGGCGAAATAG
- a CDS encoding TetR/AcrR family transcriptional regulator yields the protein MARKPVAREAVLDAFETLLIEEGERAATLDAVAKLAGVSKGGLLYHFPTKEAMVSMLLERLDGLLAQDLGAMADAPEGAAAYFIKSSLWAGTPLDRVFVAATRLAEVAHEEALQRFAAAQAGWLELLAGDVGPAMAKAVLYMGDGLYFNAMLARGPGGPMPEVAADLESLLAAVDRLRG from the coding sequence ATGGCCAGAAAACCAGTTGCCCGCGAAGCCGTCCTTGACGCCTTCGAAACCCTGCTTATCGAAGAAGGCGAGCGTGCCGCCACCCTGGACGCCGTGGCCAAACTCGCCGGCGTCTCCAAGGGTGGGCTGCTCTATCACTTCCCGACCAAGGAAGCGATGGTCTCGATGCTCCTGGAGCGTTTGGACGGCTTGCTGGCACAAGACCTTGGGGCGATGGCGGATGCGCCGGAGGGGGCCGCGGCCTACTTCATCAAGTCCTCCCTGTGGGCGGGCACCCCCCTGGACCGGGTCTTTGTGGCGGCGACCCGGCTGGCCGAAGTGGCGCACGAAGAGGCCCTCCAGCGATTTGCCGCCGCGCAGGCGGGTTGGCTGGAGTTGCTCGCGGGCGACGTCGGGCCGGCGATGGCCAAGGCGGTCCTCTATATGGGGGACGGCCTGTACTTCAATGCCATGCTTGCCCGTGGCCCCGGCGGTCCGATGCCGGAGGTCGCTGCGGATCTCGAGAGTCTTCTCGCCGCCGTCGACCGGCTTCGCGGCTGA
- the gcvP gene encoding aminomethyl-transferring glycine dehydrogenase translates to MTVSSASTSFVDRHIGARRQSDVDAMLKAVGYDTVDGLVDTAVPKGIRQDSPLQLTGALSEVEVLAELRKLAAKNQTAVQMIGQGYYDTVTPPVIRRNILEAPAWYTAYTPYQPEISQGRLEALLNFQTMVQDLVGLPIANASLLDEATAVAEAVLMMRRANKNKSAQGGKTVLDADCLPQTIAIVRGRAEALGFDVEVADLSTGLPEGVINGVVLQQPGASGRVFDHTAVIAEAKDRGALVTVAADLLSLTLITPPGEQGADIAVGSAQRFGVPLFFGGPHAAYMAVQKGLERSMPGRLVGVSKDNAGVPAYRLALQTREQHIRREKATSNICTAQALLAIVSSFYAVYHGPDGLKAIAETTHGHARTIAASLRAAGLDVLHTSFFDTVTVSVPGKAAEIIAAADAKGINLRPVDADTVGISADEATTPAIVADVVAAFGASVAEDAAFGVDAGMERTSDYLQHPVFNTHRSETQLLRYIRRLSDRDLALDRTMIPLGSCTMKLNATAEMEAISWPEFASIHPFAPESQTAGWRELIEDLEAQLTEITGYDQVSIQPNAGSQGELAGLLAIRGYHLSRGDVQRNVCLIPASAHGTNAASAVLAGMKVVVVATASDGTIDHADLQAKIELHRDALSAIMITYPSTHGVFDADVREVCDAVHAAGGQVYIDGANLNALVGLAQPGQFGGDVSHLNLHKTFCIPHGGGGPGVGPVAAKAHLAPFMPGDANNAVSANSAGGTPISASRYGSAGVLPISWAYVKLMGGHGLTEATKSALLAANYIAARLNDYFPVLYTGEGGLVAHECILDLRELTAKTGVTAEDVAKRLIDYGFHAPTLAFPVVGTLMVEPTESEDLGEIDRFIAAMISIRAEIDQVAHGEFTVEHSPLRNSPHTAAAVISTGWAREYPREQAVFPGRTPKQDKYFPPVGRIDGAAGDRNLICSCPPLESFDEDTAVHPDDAAANSDSKN, encoded by the coding sequence GTGACAGTATCCTCAGCCTCCACGTCCTTCGTTGACCGGCACATCGGCGCCCGCCGCCAGTCCGACGTCGATGCCATGTTGAAGGCTGTCGGCTACGACACCGTCGATGGGCTCGTCGACACGGCCGTGCCCAAAGGCATCCGCCAGGACTCGCCGTTGCAGCTCACCGGCGCCCTGAGCGAAGTAGAGGTCCTCGCCGAGCTGCGCAAGCTCGCGGCCAAGAACCAGACCGCCGTGCAGATGATCGGGCAGGGCTACTATGACACCGTCACCCCGCCGGTCATCCGCCGCAACATCCTTGAGGCCCCGGCCTGGTACACCGCCTACACCCCGTACCAGCCGGAAATCTCCCAGGGCCGGCTCGAGGCGCTGCTGAACTTCCAGACCATGGTCCAGGATCTTGTTGGCCTGCCGATTGCCAACGCCTCGCTGCTGGATGAAGCCACCGCCGTCGCCGAAGCCGTGCTGATGATGCGCAGGGCCAACAAGAACAAGTCCGCCCAAGGTGGCAAGACCGTGTTGGACGCCGATTGCCTCCCGCAGACCATAGCGATCGTCAGGGGCCGGGCCGAGGCCCTCGGCTTTGACGTCGAAGTTGCCGACCTGTCCACGGGCCTGCCCGAGGGTGTTATCAACGGCGTTGTCCTGCAGCAGCCCGGGGCCTCCGGCCGCGTCTTCGACCACACAGCCGTGATCGCCGAGGCCAAGGACCGCGGCGCCCTCGTGACCGTGGCCGCGGACCTGCTGTCCCTGACCCTGATCACCCCTCCGGGGGAGCAGGGCGCGGACATCGCCGTCGGATCCGCGCAGCGCTTCGGCGTCCCGCTGTTCTTTGGCGGACCGCACGCAGCGTACATGGCCGTTCAGAAGGGCCTGGAACGCTCCATGCCCGGCCGGCTCGTGGGTGTCTCCAAGGACAATGCCGGCGTCCCGGCCTATCGCCTGGCGCTGCAGACCCGCGAACAGCACATCCGCCGGGAGAAGGCCACCTCCAACATCTGCACGGCGCAAGCCCTGCTGGCGATCGTGTCCTCCTTCTACGCCGTCTACCACGGCCCGGACGGGCTGAAGGCGATCGCTGAGACCACGCACGGGCACGCCCGGACCATCGCGGCCTCGCTGCGGGCCGCAGGGCTGGACGTGCTGCACACCAGCTTCTTTGACACGGTCACCGTTTCCGTCCCGGGCAAGGCCGCCGAGATCATCGCCGCCGCGGACGCCAAGGGCATCAACCTGCGGCCCGTCGATGCGGACACCGTCGGGATCTCCGCCGATGAGGCCACGACGCCGGCCATCGTCGCCGACGTCGTCGCCGCCTTCGGGGCGTCGGTCGCGGAGGATGCGGCTTTCGGCGTGGACGCCGGCATGGAGCGCACCTCCGACTACCTCCAGCACCCGGTCTTTAACACCCACCGTTCCGAAACCCAGCTGCTGCGCTACATCCGCCGCCTCTCGGACCGCGACCTGGCGCTGGACCGCACCATGATCCCGCTGGGCTCCTGCACCATGAAGCTGAACGCCACGGCCGAGATGGAGGCCATCTCCTGGCCGGAGTTCGCCTCCATCCACCCCTTCGCCCCCGAATCCCAGACCGCCGGCTGGCGTGAACTGATCGAGGACCTCGAAGCCCAGCTGACCGAGATTACCGGCTACGACCAGGTCTCCATCCAGCCCAACGCCGGCTCCCAGGGCGAGCTCGCCGGCCTGCTCGCGATCCGCGGCTATCACCTCTCCCGCGGCGACGTGCAGCGCAACGTCTGCCTCATTCCGGCCTCCGCGCACGGCACCAACGCCGCCTCCGCCGTGCTGGCCGGCATGAAGGTCGTTGTTGTGGCCACCGCCTCCGACGGCACCATCGACCACGCCGACCTGCAGGCCAAGATCGAACTGCATCGGGATGCGCTCTCCGCGATCATGATCACCTACCCCTCCACCCACGGGGTGTTCGACGCCGACGTTCGGGAAGTCTGCGACGCCGTCCACGCCGCCGGCGGCCAGGTCTACATCGACGGTGCCAACCTCAATGCCCTCGTCGGGCTGGCTCAACCCGGCCAGTTCGGCGGCGACGTCTCGCACCTGAACCTGCACAAGACCTTCTGCATCCCGCACGGCGGCGGCGGACCCGGCGTGGGCCCGGTCGCTGCCAAGGCCCACCTGGCACCCTTTATGCCGGGCGATGCCAACAACGCCGTCTCGGCCAACAGCGCCGGCGGCACCCCGATCTCGGCGTCCCGCTACGGTTCGGCCGGAGTGCTGCCGATCTCCTGGGCCTACGTTAAGCTCATGGGCGGCCACGGCCTCACCGAAGCCACCAAGTCGGCCCTGCTCGCTGCCAATTACATTGCGGCCCGCCTCAATGACTACTTCCCGGTGCTCTACACCGGCGAAGGCGGACTCGTGGCCCACGAATGCATCCTGGACCTGCGTGAACTCACGGCAAAGACCGGCGTGACCGCCGAGGACGTCGCCAAGCGCCTCATCGACTACGGCTTCCACGCCCCGACGCTGGCGTTCCCTGTGGTCGGCACCCTGATGGTCGAACCCACCGAATCCGAGGACCTCGGCGAAATCGACCGTTTTATCGCGGCCATGATTTCCATCCGGGCCGAGATTGACCAGGTGGCGCACGGCGAGTTCACTGTTGAACACAGCCCGCTGCGTAACTCCCCGCACACCGCTGCCGCCGTTATCAGTACCGGCTGGGCCCGGGAGTACCCGCGCGAGCAGGCAGTATTCCCCGGCCGCACGCCCAAGCAGGACAAGTATTTCCCGCCGGTCGGCCGGATCGACGGCGCGGCAGGTGACCGGAACCTGATCTGTTCCTGCCCGCCGCTCGAATCCTTCGACGAAGACACAGCAGTCCACCCCGACGACGCCGCCGCCAACTCCGACTCTAAGAACTAG
- the gcvT gene encoding glycine cleavage system aminomethyltransferase GcvT gives MTENYTALYEEHKKLGASFTDFGGWQMPLKYSSELAEHHAVRTSAGLYDLSHMGEVWVTGPDAAAFLDYALVGKISAMAVGKAKYSLICTEDGGIIDDLITYRRPAAGAGADKFLVVPNAGNAKVVAAALAERASGFDVVVRDASAETALIAVQGPKAQEILLRLVPAAQHELVTGLKYYAAVDVPVMFGGAGEELLLARTGYTGEDGFEIFVGNGDAAALWQALVAIAEEGELTPAGLASRDSLRLEAGMPLYGNELSLEGDPFAAGLGPVVALSKEGDFVGKAALAAKKEAGAGATTGRRLVGLKGLGRRAGRGHYPVLKDGATVGVVTSGQPSPTLGYPVAMAYVDVECTDPGTALDIDLRGKTEAFEVVALPFYKRQK, from the coding sequence ATGACTGAGAACTACACGGCACTGTACGAAGAGCACAAAAAGCTCGGCGCTTCCTTCACGGACTTCGGCGGCTGGCAGATGCCCCTCAAGTACAGCTCCGAACTCGCCGAGCATCACGCCGTCCGCACGTCTGCGGGCCTGTACGACCTCTCCCACATGGGCGAAGTCTGGGTCACCGGTCCGGACGCGGCCGCTTTCCTGGATTACGCACTGGTCGGCAAGATCTCCGCGATGGCGGTCGGCAAGGCAAAGTACTCGCTGATCTGCACCGAGGATGGCGGCATCATCGACGACCTCATCACTTATCGCCGTCCGGCCGCGGGTGCCGGCGCCGACAAGTTCCTTGTGGTCCCCAACGCCGGCAACGCGAAGGTCGTCGCCGCGGCCCTGGCCGAACGGGCGTCCGGCTTTGACGTCGTGGTGCGCGACGCCTCAGCGGAGACCGCTCTGATCGCGGTGCAGGGTCCGAAGGCGCAGGAGATCCTGCTGCGGCTGGTTCCGGCCGCTCAGCACGAACTGGTGACCGGCCTGAAGTACTACGCCGCCGTCGACGTTCCCGTGATGTTTGGCGGCGCCGGCGAGGAACTTCTGCTGGCCCGCACCGGCTACACCGGTGAGGACGGCTTCGAGATCTTCGTCGGGAACGGCGACGCGGCAGCCCTTTGGCAGGCGCTCGTCGCCATCGCCGAGGAGGGCGAACTGACGCCTGCCGGGCTTGCGTCCCGCGACTCGCTCCGGCTCGAGGCCGGGATGCCGCTTTACGGCAATGAGCTCTCCCTTGAGGGCGACCCGTTCGCCGCCGGGCTGGGCCCGGTTGTGGCGCTCTCCAAAGAAGGGGACTTCGTTGGCAAGGCGGCCCTGGCGGCAAAAAAGGAAGCCGGCGCAGGTGCCACAACGGGCCGCAGGCTGGTTGGGCTCAAGGGCCTCGGCCGCCGGGCCGGCCGCGGACACTACCCGGTCCTGAAGGACGGTGCCACGGTGGGCGTAGTCACCTCCGGCCAGCCCAGCCCCACCTTGGGCTACCCGGTTGCGATGGCCTACGTCGACGTCGAGTGCACCGACCCCGGCACGGCGCTGGACATCGACCTGCGCGGCAAAACCGAAGCTTTCGAAGTTGTGGCACTGCCTTTCTACAAGCGCCAAAAATAG
- the gcvH gene encoding glycine cleavage system protein GcvH, which yields MAKVAPELQYSDEHEWVARDSGNAGSNIVSIGISAVATDALGDIVYVDLPEVGAAVTAGQTCGEVESTKSVSDLYAPVTGEVTEINPAVIDDPALINNDPYGAGWLFKVAAESEGPLLSAQDYASKNGGEL from the coding sequence ATGGCAAAAGTAGCTCCTGAACTGCAGTATTCCGACGAGCACGAGTGGGTTGCGCGGGACTCCGGCAACGCCGGATCAAACATTGTCTCCATCGGCATCTCCGCCGTCGCCACGGACGCCCTCGGCGACATCGTTTACGTGGACCTGCCCGAAGTTGGTGCCGCGGTGACGGCAGGGCAGACCTGCGGCGAGGTTGAGTCCACCAAATCGGTCTCGGACCTCTACGCCCCCGTCACCGGCGAGGTCACCGAGATCAACCCCGCCGTCATCGACGACCCGGCGCTGATCAACAACGATCCTTACGGCGCAGGCTGGCTCTTCAAGGTGGCCGCGGAATCAGAGGGCCCGTTGCTCTCCGCACAGGACTACGCATCCAAGAATGGCGGCGAACTGTGA
- the glyA gene encoding serine hydroxymethyltransferase, whose product MAAAFEPVVSPSLDVELSVLDPEIAKKIDAELARQRDGLEMIASENHTAKAVMQAQGSVLTNKYAEGYPGKRYYGGCEHVDVIEQLAIDRVKALFGAEYANVQPHSGAQANASVMHALIRPGDTIMGLNLAHGGHLTHGMKINFSGRLYNVIPYQVREDDHRIDMAEVERLAQEHKPALIVAGWSAYARQLDFAEFRRIADSVGAYLMVDMAHFAGLVAAGLHPSPVPHAHVTTSTTHKTLAGPRGGIILTNDADIAKKINSAVFPGQQGGPLEHVIAGKAVAFKIAASPEFKERQERVLAGARILAERLIQPDVTAKGINVISGGTDVHLVLVDLRDCELNGQEAEDRLADIDITVNRNAVPFDPRPPMVTSGLRIGTPALATRGFGEAAFAEVADIIAEALIADAGADLSGLRARVEALAAAHPLYPSVANLG is encoded by the coding sequence ATCGCAGCGGCCTTCGAACCGGTGGTCTCGCCGAGCCTGGACGTGGAGCTGTCGGTGCTGGATCCGGAGATCGCCAAGAAGATCGACGCCGAACTGGCCCGCCAGCGGGACGGCCTGGAGATGATCGCCTCGGAAAACCACACTGCCAAGGCCGTGATGCAGGCGCAGGGTTCCGTGCTGACCAACAAGTACGCAGAGGGCTACCCCGGCAAGCGGTACTACGGCGGCTGCGAGCACGTCGACGTGATCGAACAGCTTGCGATCGACCGGGTCAAAGCCCTGTTCGGCGCAGAGTACGCCAATGTCCAGCCGCACTCCGGCGCGCAGGCCAACGCCTCGGTTATGCACGCCTTGATCCGTCCGGGTGACACGATCATGGGCCTGAACCTGGCGCACGGCGGCCACCTGACCCATGGCATGAAGATCAACTTCTCCGGTCGTCTGTACAACGTGATCCCTTACCAGGTCCGGGAAGATGACCACCGGATCGACATGGCGGAGGTCGAGCGACTGGCCCAGGAGCACAAGCCGGCCCTGATCGTTGCCGGCTGGTCCGCTTATGCGCGCCAGCTCGACTTTGCGGAGTTCCGCCGGATTGCCGACTCGGTGGGTGCCTACCTGATGGTGGACATGGCCCATTTCGCCGGGCTGGTTGCCGCCGGGCTGCACCCGTCGCCGGTGCCGCACGCGCACGTGACCACCTCCACCACGCACAAGACCCTCGCCGGTCCGCGCGGCGGCATCATCCTGACCAACGACGCCGACATCGCCAAGAAGATCAACTCCGCAGTGTTCCCCGGTCAACAGGGTGGCCCGCTGGAGCACGTGATCGCCGGCAAGGCTGTGGCCTTCAAGATCGCAGCTTCGCCTGAATTCAAGGAGCGCCAGGAACGTGTCCTGGCCGGCGCGCGGATCCTGGCCGAGCGCCTAATCCAGCCGGACGTCACTGCCAAGGGAATCAACGTGATTTCCGGCGGCACCGACGTGCACCTGGTCCTCGTGGACCTGCGCGACTGCGAGCTCAACGGGCAGGAAGCCGAGGACCGGCTCGCGGACATCGACATCACCGTCAACCGCAACGCCGTCCCGTTTGACCCCCGGCCGCCGATGGTCACCTCCGGACTGCGGATCGGCACCCCGGCGCTGGCAACCCGCGGCTTCGGCGAGGCTGCTTTTGCCGAGGTTGCGGATATCATCGCTGAGGCGCTGATCGCCGACGCCGGCGCGGACCTGTCCGGACTGCGCGCCCGGGTGGAGGCCCTGGCCGCCGCCCACCCGCTCTACCCGTCGGTTGCTAACCTCGGTTAA